Genomic DNA from Brassica rapa cultivar Chiifu-401-42 chromosome A04, CAAS_Brap_v3.01, whole genome shotgun sequence:
CTGTTGAGGATGGTTAAAGTGAAACTCCATGTTGTTATCGGACTGGATCTGTCTCATCCTCCCTCCACCGTATGAATCACTTTCTGACAGTTTATTGTGATGTAAATAGTTTTTTCCTTTCTTAATGTAGGGTTCTAATCCTGCTTAGTTCATGGGATGGTCATTATTTTGTTAGCTGTTTGCTCTTCCAGGTTCATTTTTTTAATGCTTCTCTTACAGTACCCTTTCTATATgcatttgattatttctttctgGCTTTAGTGAACAAAATCTAATAGTTATGACAATTATGCCACCCAGAAACGTGATGATGCTAGACAGTTTATGAAGTTTCTCCTCTCTGATCTTGGAATAGGTAATCTCAGAGGGTCAGCGTTTATTGCTGTCTATTCACCATTTGTAATTTACCTTCTTATTAAGTTTTCTCATGTTGCAGAACTTTGTCAGAGATCATACGTGCTTATATCCATATATCTATGTGCCTGATCACCCAACATATAAAgctgttcaatttttttttgtgtatggTATTCTCATCAACacacttttattattttttaaacaaagacGTTTTCTTATCTGCTTCTCATTTTGGTTGACATAACTTTCATATTCATCTAAATGCTTATGCTTTCTAACAATTTTTCAGGACTCAGTAATTGACACATTTTTCTTGGCTCACATCATTGGATGGTGGAGAAAGGCAAATTTGATCAGGAATTAACCACTTATGTGGGTGCTTTTGATTGATTTTCAGTTGTTGGAGGGTGGTCGTTTTTCTTCGTTCCCTTATGTTTTTTTCCCATGTATTACCACTAatactatttatatttatgttctCCAACTTACTTTTCGGCACATGTTTCCAAATTTAAATGAATTCTGGTGAGAGAGTATTGTTATAGATATCTTGATATGCAAttgatttgtatatattatcctTGAAAAAACTTGCCATTCTAGGTCTTAAATATAAGTTGTTATATAGAACTGAGTTATATCTTATACTTTGTTTATGTTGGGATTTGGCTGGCATGTATAGAGTACGCCAATTTCATGGTCAAACATACGAGTTTGTGTTCATACATGACCTAGCTATCGTACATATTATGCGagtttgaacttttttttgatGGAAAGGGCATTGGCGCAGTTCACGCCAACTCATTGAGACAAAGATGAGTGGCATCCACTGCAAGGCGCTTGGTGTTTTATTCAAGCACGCACTCTTTGGATCATCTTCTTGACGTTGGAGTTGAACACAATCTTTCTCAGGTTTAACATGTGCTTCCCTCCTTGAAAACAAATGAGTCTCTATAGGCTGCTTTTGTATCTCCAAGACCAGTATAGATATTGCCAGTGTGGTGTTGGTTGAGATATGGTTTTAGCCAGAATGCAGTGAGTAACGTAACTCAAAGACTTAGGCACGGGGACTCCAGACAATGTGGGATGGAACTTGAGAAAGAAGCACGTGGCTTAATTCATCAAACACTGTGACGTTGTGGTCATCTACTTCTCCTCAGTTCTGACAGACCTCAACAACCGCGAGGATGGTGAAGGTTCTGTGTTTCTGATGAAGGTCGAACTCAGTTACGGGATGCTTGAAAGGGGCCTGAAACCAGTCTTTCTGGCAGTATTTACAAAGAGGGGTATCGACATATCGAGACGGAGTGGTGAACTGAGGCGGGAGATTTGAGAGGCTTGGTGGATGTAAGATAAAGCTTGGTGGATGTAAAACAAGATTCTAATGATTTTAATACACTTACACATTATTTTTACAACAATCATATATCGTTTATAGTATGTGCTTTCTAGGATCAACCACTAGCGTGTTCAATTGTGTGCCTTTCCTTTCAGTTTATAAAGTAGTATGTGTTGGCTAATTAATAGAGTTTATGGCTTATCttaataagaaagaaaaaaacagtatGAATCTATTATCATTATACTGCAATATGTAATGTTTAGAGATATTAGttaggttttgtttttatttttacctgATTAGCAATTAATACCCTATAACTACAAAATACTAAGAACATTAAAACATTTCTAATTTATTGTAATTTAGAATTATTACCCTAAACAAAATTAGTAATGGAACTTTATTAGATCAAATgttcatttatattttacactttCAAGGTTCGTTTCTTGAAAGAAAACCTTTGATGAACCTGAGGATTCTAATAACATCTTAGATTATCACTTAGCTTCTAACTGTTATTGTTATGTGGTTAGGAAGATTACAATAATTAGCTAGATAACAAAACCTTCATAAAACTAATATATACTGTTTAGAATAAAATGCTTTAAATatatttcttcatttttcttaCCAATTTTAATACACTAACTTTAAAATTATGTCCActttaatattcaaaatatgctcattttaatcaaaagttttaaaaagtctcaaaaaaaattaaaaaaaaaacactacaaaattcaaaaccaaatcttaaaaatttgtaattttatgttaatttctaggaaaataaattaaattgtgGATAccttaaaattttaactttagTTAATATCAACTTTAATTTGTTTTCTGAAACTTAAAACTAATACATTTATTCTccaatcaaattaattttttctaattttcttaAATTCATCCAAAATTTAGTTGGTTTTATTGCTAAACTTTAAAATAGAAATTGTTTAAGATTTAGTTagaatttagaaaattttataaatttcatttgaaacttattaatatttttttatcaaagtaaacataatttgaatattaaaatgagcacaatattaaaaattaatggaTATATATGAACAAATTATTTAGTTGaaataatttatagaattttctcttaaaataatatttatgtaaattcTTCACCACAAAATAATTGACTATGTTTTTTTGTCTCTGAGAACAAAAAATgaacacaaattttttttttgagaaacaaCATAACACAAATCtaaagatacaaatacatgaagGCCACTAAGAAAATCAAATTATGACTCttaatttattacttttaaacataattttcttaTGTATATTACATATGTACTTATTTAATTTGATCAAACCAAATCCGCGCACAGAAACTACAACAAAGTTCATAGTTGATCTgctttaaaacatatatacaagcaaaacataacttttaaatttctaGCATAATTTCCATTCTACATAAAGTTATATTATAGGTCAACGGTTGTCAAATTTTTACTATGCGAACCAATCATCATCTATGTTCAGAGAGCTGTTTTAAATCATAagtaattagatatataaaattatcGTGATGATAAATATTatccattatatatataaagacgaaacaaataactttaaaatataatagattataTACATGGAAGATAATGCTCGCTTTATCATAGATAATACAGTTTTACTTTGTCACTATAATAAAAATCATCAAAGACTTATGAAGCAGGATAAGAGTCAAGTTTAATGCATGAGCAAAATAATGCAAATACAATTCTGAGAATGATCTTTAAGAAAACCTAACTAAAAACAACATTTTTAAACTGGCTATGTATTCTAAACTTAGTTTTGGTATTTTGGAAAACTATAAAACACAATCTAGATCATTCtctgaatatatactagattttgatccgcgcttaaaaatcaagtatttttttttaaattaaacaaactatTTTAAATGAATTCCTATCTAAAAAAAGTGTATAGGTCTAGGCACATTTTTATGGAACTGTGAACCGAAACATATCAAACTGAAATACACTAAACCAAAATTGAaatgaattttataaataaaaccgATCATATTCTATATCCCTGGagcaaaaaaactgaaaacgaACCGAAAACCAAATAGGTACATGCACTTTTAAATACAACTTATATACACTAAAACTAATAACTATATTTAGtttctaaataaccaaatacCCTAAAACtactatttataaaccaaattacCTGAATTATTTGAATAAACCGAATTATCcgatatttaaaatgaaaacctcaatttatttgatatttaggTTTTGGTTCGGTAGTAAAGTTGGGAACCGGCTAATATCCGAAAAGCGTTTTAGTCCAATTTTGTTTTGCTTCGATTCTGGTTTTTAaggccaaaaaaaaattggttagttcatacatatatttttaaaaatacatgaataCCATACCAATAATTTAATCACAACCAGTAGCATTTTgacttttttatgttttgttagtTATATAAAGTCAAAAATATGTGCATtgcatataattatttttttttttacttttttttcttacataatGAAGTGAATAATAATGCATTCAAAATATTAAGATGTGCAAAATCCTAAAAGGCTATGTTAGATGCAACGATATCAGTGATTTAACGATTGACAGTTGAGCtgttctcttttaataataatgATAACTTTGATTAATTAAGATAAGTATAAAATAAGACACTAAGTTTCTATTGAATAAGTCCAACAATATTTTCTTAAGTATATTTTTTGGGaatcattttcttttaatagtatatatgttagattttgtaaaatttaaaagccaattatccgcgcgtagcgcggaaaatGACCTAGTTAATGTATAGAAGTTTTAGGACCATAAATTTCAAACAAAACTATGTAGTATACGGTACATGACTTTGAAACACGAAGGATTGTGTTATACAGAGTTATAGACAGGGCTTGATGGGTTTAATTTGATTGcatgatttaaaatattttaactaaaatccaccacttaataactaaatgattTAATACACACACACAGTAAAAGAGTAGGATTCGACGACTCCTCTAGCCCTCTTCTGTTTTAGTGTGTGACCTCGTACTCTACTCATTCACTCAAGACTAATAAAACAAATCCATGGATGGAGGCTTGAGAGCCAATAGGTTAACTTGTTTGTCAATGTTGGAATAATAATTTAGTGTATTGAGATCCGAGAAAGTCCGTTTATTCAATTGTTTGGCATTATTTCATTTTCAGAAGACAACtccaaagaaaaacaaataatctTATGAAAAATGTGCTAAAAGATACCCATCAAATGATAGAGAAGAGTGATTATCTTGACCAACACGTTAGGTATGAGCTCAGCGGCTCAAGCTCATGAACTTATCGAGCCAGTCCATGTTAACACTCTTCGGTCTCTCAAGTGGCAGTCCAAGAGCTCGATCCCATATCAGctgaaacacacaaaaaaagccAGAATATAAGCTTGATGGATCTAATGATCTGTAGTTATGTACTAAATGTGAATTTTATATAGCACCTGTGAGCAGATTCCAAGACTCCTTGAGACGCCAAAAAGAACCGTGTAGTATCTAATATTTGACACACAGAGAGAAATATCATTATATTCAGCTAAAGGTCCAAGTCTAATCATACTTAAATGAGAGTACAATTCTTACCTTGCTTCGGTTAGACCATAATAGTTGAGCAGCACCCCACTGTGAGCATCGACGTTAGGCCAAGGGTTCTTAACCTGTAAAAGCGATTTCAAGATTCATAAAACCAAAGAGAATGAGAAATCTGGTAGCATTATTAGGAAGTAATGATGGAAATATAGTACCTTTCCTAGCTCGGTTAAAATAGGAGGCACAACTTCATAGAGCTTAGACACCTGTGGAGTTGATAAATGATTTGTAAGCCAGTGACAGTTACTACAAGAATGATCAaaattaattcttttaaaaGAAGTTACCAGCTGAAAAAGAGGGTCATCAGGTAGATGCTTCAAGGCGAACTCTCTTTGGCATACATATCTTGGATCTGTCTTACGCAAAACACCATGGCCATATCCTGGAACTACCTGCAAGAAAATGTTTGGATACGATCCCATTCGTGCATGTCAGGACTAACAAGGCAATAAATATGGtctgttttacataattattgaCTCAACATCCATTAATAATCCTATCAGCTATAGTTTCAAAAGGCAAAGCAGAGTAGTTTTTTTTAACCTTGCCACTGTTTAAAGTTTTCCAGACATAATCTTTCAGCTGCTCCTTTGATATATTTTCTCCGCATTCCTCGACAACTGATTTGATCCATAGCAAAACTTCCTGGAACAAGAAAATTCAATTCTCAGTTGTTATCAACTCTAACTATCAATTGTACAATAATAATATCAGCAGTTTACCAGTCATTTCTTGGAACTATCTGCTATGTATACTTGTAGATGAACAATATTCATGAGATATAAGCTAGGGGTACCTGATTCGCCAAACCGTGTAGTGGTCCAGCTAAGCCATTTAAGGCAGCTGCAAAGGCAAGATATGGATCTGAAAGTGCACTCCCAACCTAAATGTATAAATATCATCAgccataaaaacaaaaaaaaacattagaaatGTCTTAAGAAATTCGAAACTTTGCACTTTAGCATGCATCAAGAACAAGACCATGTAGCAAGCCGTACATACCAAGTGACCAGCGTGCGCACTAACGTTTCCACCCTCATGATCACTAAAACAAAAACCagttaaaacaaacaaaaaaaaatcattgatcATGATGCAATAGAAGTTTTGTAAAAGGTTGGTAAAAGCATTAAATATCATAATATACTAGAACAACCACAAACCTGTGAATGGTGACATAAAGCCTCATGAGCTCTTTCATCTGAGGACTATCAAATCCCAGCATGTGTGAAAAATTAGCACCATAGTCCAAAGAATCATCTAATGGAATTATGCTACCATCTTTAAACATCCTG
This window encodes:
- the LOC103862913 gene encoding citrate synthase 5, mitochondrial, producing MVFLRSVSAISRLRSRVAKQSSVSYSVRWIQTQGSSDLDLKSQLQEIIPEQQDRLKKLKSQHGTVPVGNITVDMVLGGMRGMTGLLWETSLLDAEEGIRFRGMSIPECQKVLPAAQPGGEPLPEGLLWLLLTGKVPNKEQVDALSKELASRAAVPDYVYKAINALPLTAHPMTQFASGVMALQVESEFQKAYEEGVVHKSKFWEPTFEDALNLIARVPVVASYVYRRMFKDGSIIPLDDSLDYGANFSHMLGFDSPQMKELMRLYVTIHSDHEGGNVSAHAGHLVGSALSDPYLAFAAALNGLAGPLHGLANQEVLLWIKSVVEECGENISKEQLKDYVWKTLNSGKVVPGYGHGVLRKTDPRYVCQREFALKHLPDDPLFQLVSKLYEVVPPILTELGKVKNPWPNVDAHSGVLLNYYGLTEARYYTVLFGVSRSLGICSQLIWDRALGLPLERPKSVNMDWLDKFMSLSR